A single window of Schistosoma mansoni, WGS project CABG00000000 data, chromosome 3 unplaced supercontig 0105, strain Puerto Rico, whole genome shotgun sequence DNA harbors:
- a CDS encoding tetraspanin family protein 16, invertebrate,putative, with the protein MELDKLQTNFHCCGATSSKDYTAHDRRAQIPSSCKYNSIAFSKGCTTVLSEYTQHYLNIIMYLCFIFGIIQAIYLIISIMKIRKFEDGNSLSA; encoded by the exons ATGGAGCTTGACAAACTACAAACGAAT TTTCACTGCTGTGGAGCAACTTCGTCCAAAGACTATACAGCTCATGATAGAAGAGCACAAATACCTTCTTCGTGTAAGTACAATTCAATCGCATTTTCCAAA GGATGTACAACAGTGTTAAGTGAATATACAcaacattatttaaatataatcatGTATCTATGTTTCATATTCGGTATTATTCAAGCGATCTATTTGATTATATCCATTATGAAAATACGTAAATTTGAAGATGGTAATTCTTTATCGGCATAA